Sequence from the Fusobacterium periodonticum 1_1_41FAA genome:
TCTGGGTAATAGAAACATAGATATGAGACATATCCTTGAAAATATAATTTATCTTGAATTGCTTAGAAGAAAAGCTAATGTTTATATTGGACAGTTTGATAAAAATGAAATTGACTTTGTTGTTATCAATTCAAATGAAGTTGAATATTATCAAGTTGCTTTAACTATTTTAGATGAGAATACTTTAAAAAGGGAGTTAGCTGCATTTAAAAATATAAAAGATAATTACCCTAAGTATTTGATAACATTAGATAACGTACTACCAAATACTGATTATGAGGGAATAAAAATAATTAATGCTTTGGAATGGTTGTTGGGAGAGTAGATAGAAGATACAGTTTTTTTTATTAAAAGAGGTGGGGTTATGGAAGAATTAAAAATAGATGAGAGCTACGATAATGAACTAAAAGAAATTGAATTTTATAAAAATTCAACAACTCATCAATACATGTTACCTTATATTGGTTTCAATTATCAAGAACATAAAGTATTATTAGTTGCTGAAAGTCACTATCTTGGGAATGATGAAGATAGAAAAAAGGTAGCTAATTTTAAAGAATGGTATGAAGATAAAGGAAATATCTCTCTATCAAAAAAAGGATACGAACATATACATACAAGAGGAGTAGTTCAAACATGGTTTTCTAATGGAAATGGACTTTTTCAAAAAATAAAAAAAGAACTTGAAAATGCTAATATTGATATAAAATATTTTTGGGAAAGAATTGCGTTCATGAATTTTTTTATAGTTCCCTCAACAAATGGAAGTAGAGAAATTTATAGTACAAAAGAAGTGGAGGAAAAATCTTTAACTAATTTTGAAGAAGTTATTAAAATACTAAAACCAAACTATATACTATTTCTTAGTAAAAGAAGCTACTATATTTTTGAAAAAAATAACTCAGAATACCTAAATAAGACTTTTCCTTTTTCCCACCCTACCTCAATATGGTGGTATAGAAAAAGAAAAGATGGAAAAAGAGCAAAAGGTGAATTCAAAGAGAAAATAGAAATAATTTTTAAAAGTAAAAACAGAAAAAACTCATTCCAAAAAATGGAGGACACTTAAAATATGCAAATCTTATTACTTATTTTTAAACTACTTGGATTTTTTATCAACCATGCTTCTGAAAAAAAGAAATTTTATATAGATGATAAATGGACAATAGAGTTGCCTCCTGATTGGGAGAGAATATTTTTAGAAATTGAACTTGAGCTTGATAATTCTCCTATCTTTGAAACTATATTTTTTAAACCAGGTAGTGATTTAAGTATAGGAGTTTACTATCTTAATTTACTAAAAGATGATAATTATAGGGATGTTGAAGCTGATATCCCAGATGTAATAGCGGTATTTGAAGAAATAATGGATAAAATAGAAGATAAGAAAGAATATAAGATTCCAAATTATAAAAGTTCAAAAATTAAATCTTATGAGTATACTTATTATAAAAATGATAAAAAATTTTATGCTATTAAAACAGGTTTTTTTATGAAAGGATGTTTATTAAGAGTTAATATAGCATCTACAATAAAAAAAGAAGTAGAAAAAGCAATGTACTATCTATTTAGTATAAAACAAGTAGATCTAAAAGATATAACTTATTTTGATAAGAATAATAGTTATAAATAATAAATATATAAAAATTTTAAGAGGAGAAAAATATCTATGAAAAAAATACTTATTCTAATTTATTTTATTTTTAGTATTTCGATAATTGCTGAATATTATAAGAAAGGTAACGAAGTCTATTATGAGGGTTATGATCATAAAAATGGAAAATTTATAGATTATAATGAAAAAGTTGAAGATGTTGATTTAAATTCATTAGAGCAAATAAATGACTTTTATGCAAGAGATAAAAATAGGGTATACTTTAGAGGAAAAAAAACAGATATAGACAGGGATTATATTCAAATAGTAAGATTAAATCTAGTAAAAGATAGGGATTTTGTTTACTATGAAGATAAAAAATTAAAAGTATCTCCTAATGATTCTTTATTTGTAAATAGAAATGTTACAAATAAAAGTCTTCCAGATATTAATGTAGGTTATGGATTTTATGTAAAAGATTTTCAGAATGCTTATTATGTGAAAATAGATGAAGATAGGAATATAGAAGAAATTAAACTTGAAGATGCTAATGTTGACAAATTGGTATCATGGAATGATATCCTAGCAAAAGATGGAAAAAATATTTATTACTATGGTAAAAAAATAGACTACATCGATGCTTCAACTTTTGATGGACGTGGATTTGGCTATGCAAAAGATAAGAATAACATCTATTATGATGTGACAATAGTAAAAAATGCTGATTATAAATCATTTAAAGAAATCAAAGGTTCCATAAGTTTTGCAAAAGATAAATATAACATATTTTATGAAGGTAAAATAATTGAAGGTGCAGATATAAAAAGTTTCGAACCACTTAAAAATGGATTTTCAAAAGATAAATACGGTTACTTTTATAATGAGCAAAGATTAGAAGGTATTAATTATGAAGATATTAAAGATTTTATGAATACTTTTGGAGTTGATAAGAAAAAAGTTCCAGGTTATAAATATAAATAAGAAAGAGGAGAAAAAATGACTAACAAATTTTATGGTATAGGTGTTGGAGTTGGTGATCCTGAAGAAATCACTATAAAGGCAATAAACACCTTAAAAAAATTAGATGTAGTTATATTACCAGAGGCTAAAAAAGATGATGGTAGTGTTGCTTATGAAATTGCAAAACAATATATGAAAGAAGATGTTGAAAAAGTTTTTGTTGAATTTCCTATGCTAAAATCTCTTGAAGATAGAGAAAATGCAAGAAAAGAAAATGCTAAGATAGTTCAAAAACTTTTAGACGAAGGAAAGAATGTTGGTTTCTTAACTATTGGAGATACTATGACATACAGTACCTATGTATATATTTTAGAGCATCTTCCTGAAAAATATTTAGTTGAAACAGTTCCAGGAGTTTCATCATTCGTTGATATGGCTTCAAGATTTAATTTCCCACTTATGATAGGAGATGAAACTTTAAAAGTAGTATCACTTAACAAAAAAACTAATATTGAATTTGAATTAGAAAATAATGATAATATAGTTTTTATGAAAGTTAGTAGAAACTTTGAAAACTTAAAACAAGCATTAATAAAAACTGGAAATATAGATAAAATTATTATGGTTTCAAATTGTGGAAAAGAAAGTCAAAAAGTTTATTATGACATAAAAGATTTAACAGAAGATGATATTCCATATTTTACAACTCTAATTGTAAAAAAAGGTGGATTTGAAAAATGGAGAAAATTTAGTATATAAGGAGAGACCATATTATGAAAAAATTATTAGCTATATTATTTTTAATTATTGCAATTCAAGGTATTGCTGAAACAGTAGTAAAAGGAACTTATGAAACTAAAAGAAAAAGATACGTTGAGTTAACTCAAACGTTAGAGAAAGAAATATTCTTAAATTATACTCTACCAGATAATAAAAAAGAAATTGTAACTTATAAAGGAAAAGATTTTGACATTTTAGTAAGTAAAAATGATTTACTTGAGCTTTACAATAGACGTAGAGTAGATAAAATAGATGATATCAAGAACAAAATATCATATAAAGATGAGAAATTTGAATATTTTAGGAATTATTTTTCTGAATTAATTGAAAATAATAAAGCTGTTGTCTATGATAGAAAAAATGAAAAAGAAATAAATTACCTTATAAAAGTGAAATATAGTAATGCAATTTTTTATGATAAGGGTAGAGGTTCTCTTTACAATGGATATAATTTCTATGCTGATAAAGAATGGACAGAGTTAGCCTTACAATCTGATGTAATAACTCAATTTGGAGTTGAAATACATTCTAGTATAGGAGATAACCCATATAATAGAGAATTGAGTCCAGAAGCTAAGAAAAATTTTGAAAATAATAAAAGTTTTAATCAAAGAAAAGAATTATATGAAAAAGCTATGCAAACACCAGATGTAACTCAAAGTTTTAGTTACTAAAATAAATTATAGAATTTAAAAAAGAAAGGATTTTAAAAATGGAAAAATATAAAGAAAAAGTTTACTTTATAGGAGCAGGACCTGGTGACCCTGAATTAATAACTATAAAAGGACAAAGAATTGTTAAAGAAGCCGATGTTATTATTTATGCAGGTTCATTAGTTCCAAAAGAAGTTATTGACTGTCATAAAGAAGGAGCAGAAATTTACAACTCAGCATCTATGTCTTTGGATGAAGTTATAGATGTTACTGTGAAAGCTATAAAAGCTAACAAAAAAGTGGCAAGAGTTCATACAGGAGACCCAGCAATCTATGGTGCTCATAGAGAACAAATGGATATGCTAGATGAATATGGAATAGAATATGAAGTTATTCCAGGTGTAAGTTCATTTTTAGCCTCTGCAGCTGCTTTGAAAAAAGAATTTACCTTACCTACTGTTTCTCAAACAGTAATATGTACAAGAATAGAAGGAAGAACTCCTGTTCCTGAAAAAGAAAGCTTAGAAAGTTTAGCAAAACATAGAGCTTCTATGGCAATATTTTTATCAGTTCATATGATAGATAAAGTTGTTGAAACTCTAGCTACTTCTTATCCTATGACAACACCTGTGGCAGTTGTTCAAAGAGCTAGCTGGCCTGATCAAAAAATAGTTTTAGGTACTCTTGAAACTATTGAACAAAAAGTTAAAGAAGCAGGAATAAACAAAACTGCACAAATATTAGTTGGAGATTTTTTAGGTAATGAATATGAAAAATCTAAATTATATGATAAATATTTTACTCATGAATATAGAGAAGCTGTAAAAAAATAAAATCTGGAGGTATTTTTATGAAATACAATGATTTAATACCAGAGTTAGTAGTTTCTAATATCAATATCTCAAGAGATTTTTATGTTAATATGTTAGGCTTTAAAGTTGAATATGAAAGAGAAGAGGACAAATTTATATTTTTGTCACTTGGAAATATCCAATTAATGTTAGAAGAAGGTTCTGAAGAGGAATTATCTCAAATGGAATATCCTTTTGGAAAAGGAATTAATTTTACATTTGGTGTCAATAATGTTGATGAACTTTATTCAAAATTTAAAATAAAAAAGAATTTATTAAAAAGAGATATTGAAGTAAGAGAATTTAGAGTTAATGATGAAATTATTTATGTAAAAGAATTTTCAATAGTAGACCCAGATGGCTATTTTATTAGAATATCAGAATAGTATTGATATAGTTAAAAGATAGTTTTATAAAATTTACATCGTATTTTTACAACAAAAATCAGATGTAAAATTTTATGTCGCATTTATGACTGATTTATGCTATAATTTCTCTTGGAGGATGATATGAAAGAAAGTAAAGAGCTTGAATTAAAATCAACAATAACAAATACTTTTTTAAAAACAGTTAGTGCTTTTTCTAACTATAATTCAGGAAAAATTATATTTGGTGTTGATGACAATGGAAAAATTATTGGTTTAGAAAATATAGAAGAACTTTGTTTAGATTTAGAAAATAAAATAAATGATAATATAAGTCCTAAACCAGATTTTAAATTTATTAAAGACACTAAAAAAAATATAATCACCCTTATAGTTGAAGAAGGATTTAATAAACCATATCTTTATAAAGGGAAGGCATACAAAAGAAATGATACCTCAACAGTGGAAGTTGACAGAATAGAATTAAATAGACTAACATTGTTAGGTTTGAATCAGTATTATGAAGAATTAAAAGCTAGAAAGCAGGATTTAGAGTTTAAAGTTTTAACAAAAGAACTAGAAGAAAAATTATCATTAAAAGATGTTTCAAAAGATGTTTTAAAAACTTTAAATCTATATGATGATAAAATTGGTTACAATAATGCAGCTGAACTCTTTGCTGATAACAACACCTTTTCAGGAACTGATATTGCAAAATTTGGAAAAAATATAGATGAAATTTTAGATAGAAATTTATTTATAAATATGTCTATTATTTCTCAATTTCAAAAAACTTCAGAAGTTTTTAATAGATATTACAAATACGAACAAATACTTGGCTCAGAAAGAATAGAAAAAGAATTAATTCCAGAAAAAGCATTTAGAGAAACAATTGCAAATGCTTTAATTCATAGAACTTGGGATGTTAATTCTAATATAAGAGTATCTATGTATGAAGATAAAATAGAGATTTCTTCGCCAGGTGGACTACCTAGTGGAATAAGTGAAAAAGAGTATTTGAACGGACAAATCTCTCAACTTAGAAATCCTATTTTAGCAAATATATTTTTTAGATTAAAATATATTGAAATGTTTGGAACAGGTATAAGAAGAATAAATGAAAGTTATAAAGATTATGCAGTTAAACCAGCTTTTGAAATTTTTGAAAACTCAATTAAAATAACTTTACCAATAATAAAAACAGAATTATTTTTAACGACAGATGAAAAAATAATAATGGATATTTTGGAAAAAGGTGCAATATTATCAAGTAGTGAAATTTTAAAAATGACTGAATTTAAAAAAGACAAGTTAAATAGACTATTAAAAAAATTAATTCAAAAGAATTATATTGATATAATAGGAAATGGGAGAGGAACTAAATATTTAAAAAAATAATAAAAATGTTAATAATGAAAAATAAAAAATATTTCATGTATTAAGTTATTGAAGTAATAATTTCAAAAAATTTTCTTTGAATATTTGATAAAATGTAAAATAATTATTAAGAAATATAAAAAGTATAGATTAATATGAGTATTTTATTTATAAATTTAGAAAGGTGGAAAAATAAATGAATAAAATTATAATAAAAGAATTATTTAATTCATTTATTCCTAAAGAATATTATAAAAAAATAAAGATAAATTTAAAAATATTGAATTTTTTCTTTTGAAGAAAATAATGAAGAATTAAATTTAGATTTTTTTTCTTTACCAGTTTCTAATGATAAAATAAAAGTTACTAAATTTACTGATTATAAAAAATTATATTCATTTAATGAAAAAAGTTTCCTTATCAATTTTAAAGAATTATTGGAAAATTTAGAAAAAGAATTAAAAAATTTAAAAAATATTTAAATAAAAAAAGGAAAAAATATCTTATGAAAAAAATTTGTATGTATTTAATGAATGGAATGGCAGATCATGAACATGGTTATTTATTAACAGCACTATCATCACAAATAAAACCTAAATATGAATTTTGCACAGTTGCTTTAACAAAAGAACCTATTGTTACAATGGGAGGATTAAAAATTATCCCAGATTATGTATTAAATGAAATAAATAAAGATGATATTATAGCCTTAATTTTAATAGGAGCAGATATACAACTATGGTTAAATAAAGAGCAAGAAACTATTTTAAATTTAGCTGTTGAATTATTAAAAAGAAATATTTTAGTTGCTGGAATATGTGGAGCAACATTAGGATTAGCTAGTAAAGGACTTTTAGATGAAAGAATTCATACAAGTAATATAGAATTTTTATTAACAAATTTTGTAAAAAGTTATAAAGGAATAAAAAACTATAAAAATGATGTTGTAGCTGTTTCTGATAAAAACTTAATTACTGCAAGTTCAGCTGGTTCCTTATTATGGGCTAAATACATTTTAGAAAATTTAGAAATTTTTTCAAAAACTGCAATAGAAAGCTGGTATAAATATTATAATTTAGGTATTTCTAAATATTATATTGAATTTATGGAGAAAATTTCAAAAGAAGAAGATTTTTAACAAAAATCAGATGTAAAATTTTATGTCGCATTTATGACTGATTTATAATTAAATTATTTTTTTATAACGGAGGTAAAAATGAAAACATTAAATAAAAAAACTTGGCAATATGAAAAACATGGTATTGATGGAGAAGTAGAGTTATTTGGAGTAAATATTTTTGATTATAAATGGGAAAATACTAATACTGTTGCTATTTTAGATCCAAAATACAATAACGAATATCATTTTAATGTTTACAAAGTTATTATAGATGGAAAAGAATATGAGTTTGCAGCAGGAGAAGTTAGTAATAATGTTTGGTGCTTTTATCTACCTAAGGAGTAACTATGAAAAGAAAATTTATCAATGTTACAAAAGAATATATAGAAAACTTAGCTCCTACAGATTTTTGTGTTGAACTTATTCAACCTGCTTGGGAGACAGTGAATATTTATGGAAGTTATGAGGAATATGAAGAGTCATTAAAACCTTATACAACTGAACAAAGATACTTGCTTGCAATGCATTGGCTTGGAGCAGAAGTTGATAATGGAGGTTTTCAACAATTTTTAGGTAACTCTACAGGTATCGTTTGGGAAGATGCATATAAAGGATATCAAGCTATTGGCTCAGAAAAATTAGCTTATTTGATTGAAGAACTAATAAAAGTTTATGGCAGAAATATCCCTTTTGATAGAGAAGAAAGAGGAAATATATTAGAAAGTTTTAGTCAAGAAAAATTAGCAGAAATAGATACAATTACAGATCTATATTATGAAATTGAAGAGCCTGAATGGAGAAAAGTTACTCTTTGGGTAAAAGCTAACAGTGAAAAATTTTTTATTCAAGCTGAAATAAATGATTATAGTAGATAAACATATACTTTAGACTAGGGAAGATATCATGAAGAATAAAATTGAAGAAAGTTATAATAAATGTCTTAATCTTTTCAAAGAGGGTAAAAGAGATACTGAAGAATACAGAAAAGAACTTGAAAATGTAATAGAGTTAGCTAAAGACAATAATGAATTTAAACTTTGCTATTTCAATGCTAAATTTAGATTAGCACAATTCTATAATGAAAAACATAAGTATGATTTATCTAAAAAACATTTTTTAGAATTAATTAATGATAAAAATATGAAAGAGTTTAAGTTAGATGCAATAATGCATCATGCTTACAATCTAAGAATTCTAAAAAAATATGATGAAGCTACTTTTTGGTATGAGAAATTATCTGAACTTTCAACTTCAAAATATTATGATGAGGTTGTTTTAGAAGGTTTAGCTAAATGTGCTACTATGGTTAATGATTTAGAAAAAGAAAGAGAAAACTATCGTATCTTACTTTCAAGTTGTTTAAATAAAGAAGATTTTAAAGGCTTAGCTGAAAAAATTCTCAATTTAAGAAGTCAGTTATTGAGTACAGTAGACCAAAAACAAAAAGAAAAAATAAATACTGAAATTATTTACTTAAATAATGACCTAGATACTGGATACTACAAACTAATAGATCTAAAAATGAAAATAGCAAAAAGTTATTTTAATGAAAAAAAATATGAAGATTGTAGAAAAGAAGTAGAAACCATATTTGAATTCTTGGAGTACAGTATAAGCGATATGCAAGACTATGCTATTACAAATGCTAATATGATTTTAGGAAAAACTTATTTTGAAGAAGCTAACTTTGAAAAAGCAAGAGAATATTTTGAACCTATTGCTAATACTCCTAAAGAAGATAAATATTATAAATATATGATTAGTGATATACATGCTGCTAGAAATTTTTTAGCAAAGATGAAATAAAAGTAATTAGAAAATGTTTTTATTTTTAATTAATTATAATTTAGAAATTTATTAAAAAGGGGATAATAATGGAAATAAAATTAAAGTCTTATTTTATAGAAATTCCAGATGATAGATTAAATTTATTTAGTAAAATTAAAAATAAGTTAGATAAAAATAATCTTTATGATAAAATTATTACTGATATTCAAACAATAGATATAATAGATCCTAAAAAATTTAAAAGTATAAAAAATGATGAAAAAAAGATTTTTAAAAAAGAAAATAAACTTATTGGGACTGTTTATTATGGAAAATATGGAATTGAACGTAGAGTATATAATATTGAAAATGAAGAAAAAGAAGAAATCACTGAAAACGAAGCTATTCAAGATAGATATTTATACTTTATAAATAGATTTAGAGATGAAAAAAATTCAAAAGACTATATTATTTTTATTATTGAAACAAAAGAAAATAAAAGTCCTCTAGAAATGTTTTACTATCATTTTAAAAATAAATACAATTTAATAATAGAAGCTGTTACTGAAAAAGATATAATGGAATATTTTTTGAAAAATTCAGTTATTGATATGAGATATGTGAGCTATAAAGAAAAAGATGTGAATAATATTTTTGGAAAACTTCTTGATGAAAAAGAAATAGTAGAAATAAAACCAGACATAAAAAAAGTAGAGTTAAAAATTAAATTAGATTCTGATTTAAAAGAAAAAGAAAAAATAGAAATTCTTAATTCCCATTTTAGAAGTAAAATTTCTCATGATGAGTATATTTCATTAAGTCTAAAGAATGGTAGAAAAATAAAAATAACAAATCAAAAGGTTGAACTTGATAAATATTTTTATGTAGAGGATGTTGAAAAATTTTATTCTGAAGATGGAGAACTTTTACTAGAAAAAATAGAAGGAATTTTAGATGATAATTTTGAATATATCAAAAATATTCTAATAGGCGGAAAAAATGTTTAGTTGGGGTATTATTACTATATTCATAATAATAGCTACATTCTATATAAAATGGATATTTTTTGATAACACAAAAGATTCTAAAATTTCATTTAAAGAAATTTTTAAAAATTTAGATTATCTAAAGACTTCCAAAAATAAAATTAATATGAAAGATTTATTGATGTTTTTAATATTTCCATTTATAATTTCAATTACTTCTATTTTTATTTTAGAAATAAGAATAGATTTTAATAATTCTTTAACACTTATTATTAGTATAATATCGTCAATATTATTAAATTTTTGGACTATTTTATTGACTGCAAGAGATAAAATGGAAAAAGAAAAATATAAGTATGTAATTAATCTTTCCAGTAATATAGTTCTAGAAATTTTCATATCAATAATTTTTATCATATTATTTATATTTAAAGAATTAAAACTAGATTTTCTTGATGAAATAATAAGTAAAATAAATTTAATAAAAATTATAAAAACAGTATATTTATTTTTAATATTACTTTATACGATTAACTTTTTAATGATTTTACAAAGAATTTATTTAATATCAAATTATGAAAAAAAAGAATAAAAATAATGATTAGTGATATACATGCTGCTAGAAATTTTTTAGCAAAGATGAAATAAAAAAATAAACCCTTATTATTGCTTTTTATCATAAATATGCTATACTAAAAATAAAAAGTGTATCATTTGATAGATAAGGGGAAATTATGAGTAAGTCTATAGAAGAAAAATTAAGAATACTAAGTGATGCTGCCAAATATGATGTTTCATGTTCATCAAGTGGAAGCAGTAGAAAAAATACAAATAATGGCTTAGGAAATGCTGCTATAAATGGTATATGCCATTCATGGTCAGCAGATGGAAGATGTATTTCTTTACTGAAAATACTTATGACAAACTATTGTATATATGATTGTAAATACTGTATCAATCGTAAAGATAATGATATTGAAAGAGCAATACTAAGTCCTGATGAAATTGTAAAATTAACTATAAATTTTTATAGGAGAAACTATATTGAAGGACTTTTTCTAAGTTCAGGAATAATAAAAAGTGCAGACTATACAATGGAGTTAATGATTGCTGTAGCAAAAAAACTTAGACTGGAAGAAAAATTTAATGGCTATATCCATATGAAAGTAATCCCAGGAGCTAGTAGACAGCTTATTAATGAAATTGGCCTATATGTAGATAGAGTTTCAGTAAATATTGAATTTGCAGAAAATACTGCTCTTAAACTTCTTGCACCTGATAAGAAAGCCACTGATATTTCTACATCAATGGGACTTATTCGTAAAAATATGATTGAAAATGCAGAAGATAAAAAGATTTTTAAAAGCACCCCTTCTTTTATTCCAGCAGGTCAGACAACACAAATGATAATAGGGGCTAGTGGAGAAAGTGATTATGCAATACTTTCTAGAAGTGAAAATCTTTATAAAAATTTTGATTTAAAAAGAGTTTATTATTCAGGTTATGTACCTGTAAATAAATCAGGAATTCTTGTAAGTACTGAACAAGCTGTACCTATGATAAGAGAACATAGACTTTATCAAGCTGACTGGCTATTAAGATTTTATGACTTCAAAGCTGATGAAATTCTTGATGAAAAAGATCCTTTTGTTGACCCTCTTCTTGATCCAAAAACAAATTGGGCTATAAAAAATTCTCATTTTTTTCCCATAGAAGTAAATAAAGCTTCATACAGAGACTTACTAAGAGTTCCAGGAATAGGTGTAACGTCAGCTAAACGTATAGTTATGACTAGAAAATACAGTACAATAAGATATGAACATTTAAAAAAATTAGGAATAGTCATAAAAAGAGCTAAATACTTTATTACTATAAATGGAGAATTTTTAGGATTTAAAAAGGAAAATCCTGAACTATTAAGAAATACTCTTATGGAAAAAGAAAAAATGGTAACAGAGCAGTTAAGACTTTTTAATGGCTTATAGCTTTGCTTTTAACTTGAATATATAAGGAGAAATATATTGGCAAATTATTATTATGATGGAAGCTTTGATGGATTACTAACAGTTATCTATATGGCATATGAAGATAGAGAAAATAAAATGCTTAGAGTTAATGCTAATACTGAACAGCTTATTTTATCCCTAGATGGTATCCATATTGTAACTGACTTTTCTAAAGCTAGACGGGTTGAAAAAGCTATATGTGAAAAGTTATCTTATAACTTTCTAAATAATATACGTACTTGCTTTCTATCATATGATAAAAATAAGGATACTGTGATAATTCATACAGTCTATAAAGCACTGAAGCAAGGAGAAGAAATTTTAAATTCTTTAGATGAACATGCTTTTTACGTTAATAAACTAGTAAAACAGGTATTGAATGAAAGACATAAATACCTTGGATTAGTAAGATTTAAAGAAATGAAAGATGGTACAATGTTTTCAACAATTGAGCCTAAAAATAATGTTCTTCCTATCCTAATTTCTCATTTTAAAAATAGAATGAAGAGAGAAAAATTTGCAATTTTTGATAGTGGAAGAAAAATGATAGTTTACTATGATGGAGAAAAAGCTGAAATCTTTTTTGTAGAATCTCTTGAAATTGAGTGGAGCGATGAAGAAATAGAATACTCAAAACTTTGGAAAACTTTTCATAAAACTATCTCAATAAAAGAAAGAGAAAACAAAAAACTTCAACAAAGTAACCTTCCAAAATATTATTGGAAATATCTTGTTGAAGATATGTAGAAAGGAAAAAATATGAAATTAGCATTCTGGACTGTAACTAAAGGTGCAGGAAATATTGCAAGAGAATATAAAGAAAAATTACAAGAA
This genomic interval carries:
- a CDS encoding TIGR03915 family putative DNA repair protein, encoding MANYYYDGSFDGLLTVIYMAYEDRENKMLRVNANTEQLILSLDGIHIVTDFSKARRVEKAICEKLSYNFLNNIRTCFLSYDKNKDTVIIHTVYKALKQGEEILNSLDEHAFYVNKLVKQVLNERHKYLGLVRFKEMKDGTMFSTIEPKNNVLPILISHFKNRMKREKFAIFDSGRKMIVYYDGEKAEIFFVESLEIEWSDEEIEYSKLWKTFHKTISIKERENKKLQQSNLPKYYWKYLVEDM